From a region of the Nocardioides ginsengisegetis genome:
- a CDS encoding M15 family metallopeptidase yields MRNARALAALLLPLALLTTAGCDGKAAAHDPATSPAAATSGAGDPGTSPSNSTSPVADADHAVDPPGKLSGRLYAADMLVYSQDTLSPAVVKRIQHLKGVTRVESLSMAQVSIENHALNVAAVDAGTYRNWTPYASATTQAVWDRVAGGEVALLPELKKRLPITGKGYLQLGSSKDAPELHVGAFAPQIPNAIDAVVNEKWADSLGMKKDNALLIYTGSTSPSSLRKPVEKVAGTTASVQSLDIVARAGLDIHAKQTAFLVGSVADAVGTFNYTVLGGGRIAPEASWVASHIATQQVPILGSVTCNRLLFPQLTAALNEVVDQGLADKIHPDEYAGCYYPRFIAGTTTLSNHSFGLALDLNVPGNQRGTVGEMDRQVVAIFEKWGFTWGGRWHYTDPMHFEMNSLVDPR; encoded by the coding sequence ATGCGGAACGCGCGCGCACTGGCGGCACTGCTGCTGCCCCTCGCCCTGCTCACGACGGCCGGCTGCGACGGGAAGGCCGCGGCCCACGACCCGGCCACCAGCCCGGCGGCCGCGACGTCCGGCGCGGGTGACCCGGGCACGAGCCCCAGCAACAGCACCAGCCCCGTCGCCGACGCCGACCACGCGGTCGACCCGCCCGGCAAGCTGAGCGGCCGGCTCTACGCCGCCGACATGCTCGTCTACAGCCAGGACACCCTCAGCCCCGCGGTCGTGAAGCGGATCCAGCACCTGAAGGGCGTCACCCGCGTCGAGAGCCTCTCGATGGCACAGGTCAGCATCGAGAACCACGCCCTCAACGTGGCGGCCGTCGACGCGGGCACCTACCGCAACTGGACGCCGTACGCCTCGGCCACCACGCAGGCCGTCTGGGACCGGGTCGCGGGCGGCGAGGTCGCGCTGCTCCCGGAGCTGAAGAAGCGGCTGCCGATCACCGGCAAGGGCTACCTCCAGCTCGGCTCCAGCAAGGACGCCCCCGAGCTGCACGTCGGGGCGTTCGCGCCGCAGATCCCCAACGCCATCGACGCCGTCGTCAACGAGAAGTGGGCCGACTCGCTGGGCATGAAGAAGGACAACGCGCTGCTGATCTACACCGGCAGCACGTCGCCGTCCTCGCTGCGCAAGCCCGTCGAGAAGGTCGCCGGCACGACCGCGTCGGTCCAGAGCCTCGACATCGTCGCGCGCGCCGGCCTGGACATCCACGCGAAGCAGACGGCGTTCCTCGTCGGCTCGGTCGCCGACGCGGTCGGCACCTTCAACTACACCGTGCTCGGCGGCGGCCGGATCGCACCGGAGGCCTCGTGGGTCGCCTCCCACATCGCCACCCAGCAGGTCCCGATCCTGGGCAGCGTCACCTGCAACCGGCTGCTCTTCCCGCAGCTCACCGCCGCGCTCAACGAGGTCGTCGACCAGGGGCTGGCCGACAAGATCCACCCCGACGAGTACGCCGGCTGCTACTACCCGCGCTTCATCGCCGGCACGACCACGCTGTCCAACCACTCCTTCGGGCTCGCCCTCGACCTCAACGTGCCCGGCAACCAGCGCGGCACCGTCGGCGAGATGGACCGCCAGGTCGTCGCGATCTTCGAGAAGTGGGGCTTCACCTGGGGCGGCCGGTGGCACTACACCGACCCGATGCACTTCGAGATGAACTCGCTGGTCGACCCCCGCTGA
- a CDS encoding MFS transporter — protein MEHSAPGAVRMGTHAGRAVVAAALLGSGMTMLDGTVVNVALRTIGADLDATLAELQWVSNGYLLSLASLILLGGSLGDRFGRVRVFNVGTVAFTLASVLCGLAPTPEVLIAARVLQGAGAALLMPGSLAMIQGAFVRDDRAAAIGAWSGLGGIAAALGPFLGGTLIEYADWRWIFFLNVPLGALSVVVATRSVPETLDPHAPARFDATGALLACLTLGGTTYALIEWGRPLVPVALGVAVLAAAAFVLVERRSDHPMLPLGIFADRTFSSANAMTLLVYAALGAVLFFLVLQLQVVVGYGALRAGISSLPITVCMLLLARRGGRLASRIGPRIPMTLGPLVMAAGVLLLTRVGPGTTYVLDVLPGITVFGLGLPLLVAPLTATVLAAAPDEHAGLASGVNNAVARAGSLLAVAALPLLVGLRGDDYADPAVLDDAYRSAMVACAVLLVLGGLLSWATIRTPGGLGRSGGRSR, from the coding sequence GTGGAGCATTCGGCGCCGGGCGCGGTCCGGATGGGCACGCATGCCGGACGGGCCGTCGTGGCCGCCGCCCTGCTCGGCTCGGGCATGACCATGCTGGACGGCACCGTCGTCAACGTCGCGCTGCGCACGATCGGCGCGGACCTCGACGCGACGCTCGCCGAGCTCCAGTGGGTCTCCAACGGCTACCTCCTCTCGCTGGCCAGCCTGATCCTGCTCGGGGGCTCGCTGGGCGACCGGTTCGGCCGTGTGCGGGTGTTCAACGTCGGGACCGTCGCCTTCACGCTCGCCTCGGTGCTGTGCGGGCTCGCGCCCACACCGGAGGTGCTGATCGCGGCCCGCGTCCTGCAGGGCGCCGGCGCGGCGCTGCTGATGCCCGGCAGCCTCGCGATGATCCAGGGCGCCTTCGTGCGTGACGACCGGGCGGCCGCGATCGGCGCCTGGTCGGGCCTCGGCGGCATCGCGGCGGCGCTCGGGCCGTTCCTCGGCGGCACCCTCATCGAGTACGCCGACTGGCGCTGGATCTTCTTCCTCAACGTCCCCCTCGGCGCGCTGAGCGTGGTCGTCGCGACCCGGTCGGTGCCCGAGACGCTCGACCCGCACGCCCCCGCGCGGTTCGACGCGACCGGGGCGCTGCTCGCGTGCCTGACGCTCGGCGGGACGACGTACGCGCTCATCGAGTGGGGCCGGCCACTCGTGCCCGTTGCGTTGGGGGTCGCCGTGCTGGCCGCGGCCGCGTTCGTGCTCGTCGAGCGCCGGAGCGACCACCCGATGCTGCCGCTGGGGATCTTCGCCGACCGCACGTTCAGCAGCGCCAACGCGATGACGCTGCTCGTCTACGCCGCCCTCGGCGCCGTGCTGTTCTTCCTCGTCCTGCAGCTCCAGGTCGTGGTCGGGTACGGCGCCCTCCGCGCGGGCATCTCCAGCCTGCCGATCACGGTCTGCATGCTGCTGCTGGCCCGGCGCGGTGGCCGGCTGGCGTCCCGGATCGGGCCGCGGATCCCGATGACCCTCGGGCCGCTGGTGATGGCGGCGGGGGTGCTGCTGCTGACGCGAGTGGGTCCGGGGACGACGTACGTCCTCGACGTGCTGCCCGGCATCACCGTCTTCGGGCTGGGCCTGCCGCTGCTGGTCGCGCCGCTGACGGCCACGGTGCTGGCGGCCGCGCCCGACGAGCACGCCGGCCTCGCGAGCGGGGTCAACAACGCGGTGGCGCGGGCCGGCTCGCTGCTGGCCGTCGCGGCGCTGCCGCTGCTGGTCGGGCTCCGGGGCGACGACTACGCCGACCCGGCCGTGCTCGACGACGCCTACCGCTCCGCGATGGTCGCCTGCGCGGTCCTGCTCGTGCTCGGCGGGCTGCTGTCGTGGGCGACGATCCGGACGCCGGGCGGCCTGGGCAGGTCCGGGGGCAGGTCGCGGTGA
- a CDS encoding GTP-binding protein LepA: MPHTMRHAAAPARTTEQRLVDHVERLGAEHPPIELSSVDFTVHRPAVLAERYGHVLDYMARVELEVDRNVLELVTLLPDPPEVDRRFFADVWQPQEVQHGLILDRLQVQVGRPPATPDLDTVGAKIKVLGMLAHVAAIQDVVRMLYYLTGAATERSAVLAYNLLHRGVTEMGETAVADTVIAPIRRQEPGHFAFYQLSARGLWSELTGWQRWLVRRLRRFSFAPVGANHDGQRADFGEVMATLGIADEPSRFAGEISRVERELLWAREQGLKVPAYVARGFHEAVELAHARARRATG, translated from the coding sequence GTGCCCCACACTATGCGCCACGCCGCGGCCCCTGCCCGTACGACGGAGCAGCGACTCGTCGACCACGTCGAGCGCCTGGGGGCCGAGCACCCGCCGATCGAGCTGTCGTCCGTCGACTTCACCGTGCACCGGCCCGCCGTCCTCGCCGAGCGCTACGGCCACGTGCTGGACTACATGGCCCGGGTCGAGCTCGAGGTGGACCGCAACGTCCTCGAGCTCGTCACGCTGCTCCCGGACCCGCCCGAGGTCGACCGCCGCTTCTTCGCGGACGTCTGGCAGCCGCAGGAGGTCCAGCACGGGCTGATCCTCGACCGCCTGCAGGTGCAGGTCGGCCGGCCGCCGGCCACCCCCGACCTCGACACGGTGGGGGCGAAGATCAAGGTGCTGGGGATGCTCGCCCACGTCGCCGCGATCCAGGACGTCGTGCGGATGCTCTACTACCTGACCGGCGCGGCCACCGAGCGCTCCGCGGTGCTGGCCTACAACCTGCTGCACCGGGGGGTCACGGAGATGGGCGAGACGGCGGTGGCCGACACCGTGATCGCCCCGATCCGTCGCCAGGAGCCCGGCCACTTCGCCTTCTACCAGCTCTCCGCGCGCGGTCTGTGGAGCGAGCTCACCGGCTGGCAGCGCTGGCTGGTGCGCCGGTTACGGCGATTCTCGTTCGCCCCAGTGGGCGCCAACCACGACGGCCAGCGGGCCGATTTCGGCGAGGTGATGGCCACCCTGGGCATCGCCGACGAGCCGAGCCGCTTCGCTGGCGAGATCTCCCGGGTCGAGCGCGAGCTGCTGTGGGCCCGCGAGCAGGGCCTCAAGGTCCCGGCGTACGTCGCCCGCGGGTTCCACGAGGCCGTCGAGCTCGCTCATGCCCGGGCCCGCCGCGCGACGGGCTGA
- a CDS encoding TetR/AcrR family transcriptional regulator: MTTAPDRAPLTATMRERVVEAAVALTTEVGWAQVTMARIADRVGVSRQTVYNEVGTKPGLAEAMILHELDRFLGVVNLAFDDAPTDLVEAIRGATRGVLELAQDNPLLHAVVSATHGADTELLPLLTTHAESLLAAAKIVIKDRIEPYALALDDEHLEAAIDMVVRVVLSHVMQPSASPADTSADIAWIAARVLRP; this comes from the coding sequence GTGACGACCGCCCCCGACCGAGCCCCCCTGACGGCGACGATGCGGGAGCGGGTCGTCGAGGCCGCCGTGGCGCTGACCACCGAGGTCGGCTGGGCCCAGGTGACGATGGCCCGGATCGCCGACCGGGTGGGGGTCTCCCGGCAGACCGTCTACAACGAGGTCGGCACCAAGCCGGGCCTGGCCGAGGCGATGATCCTGCACGAGCTCGACCGCTTCCTCGGCGTGGTCAACCTCGCCTTCGACGACGCCCCGACCGACCTGGTCGAGGCGATCCGGGGGGCGACCCGCGGGGTCCTCGAGCTGGCCCAGGACAACCCGCTCCTGCACGCCGTCGTCTCCGCGACGCACGGCGCCGACACCGAGCTGCTGCCGCTGCTGACGACCCACGCCGAGTCCCTGCTCGCCGCGGCCAAGATCGTCATCAAGGACCGGATCGAGCCCTACGCGCTCGCCCTCGACGACGAGCACCTCGAGGCCGCCATCGACATGGTCGTCCGGGTGGTGCTCAGCCATGTCATGCAGCCCTCGGCCTCCCCGGCCGACACGTCCGCCGACATCGCCTGGATCGCCGCGCGGGTGCTGCGCCCCTAG
- a CDS encoding ferredoxin: MRIHVDRDRCEGLGMCEAMAHEFFELREDEGGDDVMHLRDETPAEEHRGQVAAAVASCPVLALSLTD; encoded by the coding sequence ATGCGCATCCACGTGGACCGCGACCGGTGCGAGGGGCTCGGCATGTGCGAGGCGATGGCGCACGAGTTCTTCGAGCTCCGTGAGGATGAGGGAGGTGACGACGTCATGCACCTGCGCGACGAGACGCCGGCCGAGGAGCACCGTGGGCAGGTGGCCGCGGCCGTTGCGTCCTGCCCGGTGCTCGCACTGTCCCTGACCGACTGA